The Rhizobium viscosum genomic sequence TGTGCTTTCGACCACCGACAGCAGCCGACCGCTCACCATGGCGCGGCGCGCCAGCCTGCGCGACCAGTTCGAGGCCCGCTGCGCGCTCGATGTCGAGGGCGCGCGGCTCGTCGCCATTCGCAAGACACCCGCCATCATCGCCGGGCTTCGCGCATTGCTTGCCGAACGCGGCAATTATGAAGGCGGCGATCCGGCAGGCTTCATCGAACGCGACCTTGCTTTCCACAGGGCGGTCATCGCTGCCTCCAACAACCGGGCGATGATCGAGATCTATGATTTCTTCTCCACCTCGATCGCGGAGACGATTGCCGCCACACTCGACAAGGCCATTCCCGAGCCTGACATGCAAGCACACCAGGCGATCGTCGACGCCATCGAAACCGGCAGCCCCGACAAGGCCGACGCAGCCGTGCGCGACTTCATGGCACCCATCCTTTCCGCGCTCGACCGGATGCTTCTTTCATGACGATGCCCATACAGAATGCCACATCCTCGTTCGACGCCGTCGACGAGACGATGATCGATGCCGAAATCGACAGCGTGCCGGCGCCGCTGCCGCCGCAGAAACAGAGCCCGACGGCCCGTTTCCTGCTGGGGATCAGCCTCGTACTGATCGCCTTCAATCTGCGGCCCGTGTTTTCCAGCGCTT encodes the following:
- a CDS encoding FadR/GntR family transcriptional regulator; translated protein: MQPLNKTNLADTATEAIRSEILAKRWAVGEKLPNETSLSAMLSVSRGTVREAVRVLVSQGLLETRQGSGTYVLSTTDSSRPLTMARRASLRDQFEARCALDVEGARLVAIRKTPAIIAGLRALLAERGNYEGGDPAGFIERDLAFHRAVIAASNNRAMIEIYDFFSTSIAETIAATLDKAIPEPDMQAHQAIVDAIETGSPDKADAAVRDFMAPILSALDRMLLS